One part of the Tissierellales bacterium genome encodes these proteins:
- a CDS encoding helix-turn-helix transcriptional regulator, translating to MNTKTNLDFLRRLSKGIAAQFGRNCEVVVHDLTSGNADDTIRIIENGDVSHRSADGIASRVVLNALKHHEEPLEDKLNYVTKTQDGKLLKSSTIYINDDNGNPIGIFSINYDITELAIAQNAISSFINKDDDTPDAGKIPQNVNQLLDDLLEESVNKIGKPVALMTKEQKIEAINYLNDAGAFLITKAGDKIAAYFGISKYSIYNYVDIKNK from the coding sequence ATGAATACTAAAACGAATTTGGATTTTTTACGCAGGTTGTCTAAAGGCATCGCTGCTCAATTCGGTCGCAATTGTGAGGTCGTAGTACACGATTTGACTTCTGGCAATGCGGACGATACTATTAGAATTATCGAAAACGGGGATGTAAGCCACAGATCGGCTGATGGCATAGCTTCTAGAGTTGTTTTGAATGCTCTAAAGCATCATGAAGAACCACTAGAAGATAAACTGAATTATGTTACCAAGACTCAGGATGGTAAATTGCTAAAATCAAGCACTATTTACATCAATGATGACAATGGTAACCCTATAGGTATATTTTCTATAAATTACGATATCACGGAACTTGCAATAGCTCAAAATGCTATCTCATCTTTTATAAATAAAGATGATGATACTCCTGATGCTGGCAAAATTCCTCAAAATGTAAATCAATTGTTGGATGATTTGCTCGAGGAATCCGTAAACAAAATAGGAAAGCCTGTAGCTCTAATGACTAAAGAGCAGAAAATAGAGGCTATCAACTACCTAAATGATGCAGGTGCTTTTCTTATCACTAAAGCTGGTGATAAAATAGCCGCTTATTTTGGAATATCTAAGTACTCTATTTATAATTATGTGGATATTAAAAATAAGTAA
- a CDS encoding MarR family transcriptional regulator, giving the protein MNDKYIVYFVSKTKKKMVKYIEKQLELQGLDELVPSYGNILTVLYDNDGKMTMKEIGDLLGKDKSTITALVSKLMAKGYVEKQKSTTDRRKTYIRLTQKSIDIKDSFDAISKNVHETAYKGLTKEEKKVFLDVLKKINMNFDI; this is encoded by the coding sequence ATGAACGATAAATACATAGTCTATTTTGTAAGCAAAACAAAGAAAAAAATGGTTAAATACATCGAAAAACAACTAGAACTTCAAGGGCTAGATGAATTAGTTCCGTCATATGGAAACATACTAACAGTGCTCTATGATAATGATGGAAAGATGACGATGAAAGAAATAGGGGATCTTTTAGGAAAAGACAAATCAACCATAACAGCTTTAGTTTCAAAACTAATGGCAAAGGGTTATGTAGAAAAGCAAAAATCGACTACAGATAGAAGAAAAACCTATATACGTTTAACTCAAAAAAGCATAGACATAAAAGACAGTTTTGATGCAATTTCAAAAAACGTGCATGAAACAGCATACAAAGGTTTAACAAAAGAAGAAAAGAAAGTGTTTTTAGATGTACTAAAAAAAATAAACATGAATTTTGATATCTAA